A stretch of the Porifericola rhodea genome encodes the following:
- a CDS encoding LOG family protein, whose product MNYTEVESIVDFKQLIGKSSVLKKYAFQNLDFHQVQDLLHHTNFVDCIFLGCKIPESVLNYLPESNLIFPHLNVPFNPYLNRLYSREMLYDGYLLGKPESYQNTFDYKVYSHYLNKGKESRDIGETLARRLHDHAITDALYDYLHQIEEKRVVAIMGGHGLKRDSEDYRIVASLSKQLTEMGYLMVSGGGPGAMEATHLGAWLAGRSPVTVDAAVKILSKAPSCEDEHWLDAAFEVLHTYSSTQYESVGIPTWLYGHEPASPFATKIAKYFANSVREDGLLTIAKGGVIFAPGSAGTIQEIFQDATQNHYRSFGYASPMIFLNKSYWEHDRPIYPLLKKMSEEGKYEHLILSLCANEKEVIQSLKEFYIP is encoded by the coding sequence ATGAATTATACAGAAGTAGAATCCATTGTTGATTTTAAACAGCTCATTGGTAAGTCTTCAGTACTCAAAAAATATGCCTTCCAGAATTTAGACTTCCATCAGGTACAGGATTTATTGCATCATACTAATTTTGTAGACTGTATTTTTTTGGGTTGCAAAATTCCAGAATCGGTACTCAACTATCTTCCTGAAAGCAATCTGATCTTTCCGCACCTTAATGTCCCCTTCAACCCCTATTTGAACAGACTCTACAGCCGTGAGATGTTGTACGATGGCTACCTGCTGGGTAAGCCTGAAAGCTACCAAAATACATTTGATTATAAAGTTTACAGCCATTATCTCAATAAAGGCAAAGAGTCGCGAGATATAGGAGAAACACTGGCCCGGCGCTTACATGACCATGCCATTACCGATGCGCTTTATGATTATTTACATCAGATAGAAGAGAAACGTGTAGTGGCTATTATGGGAGGGCATGGTCTTAAACGTGATAGTGAAGATTACAGAATAGTTGCCAGCCTGAGTAAGCAACTTACCGAAATGGGATATCTGATGGTATCTGGAGGAGGACCGGGAGCTATGGAAGCCACACATCTCGGAGCCTGGTTGGCTGGCAGATCGCCGGTTACGGTAGATGCGGCAGTAAAAATTTTGTCCAAAGCCCCTTCCTGTGAAGATGAACACTGGCTGGATGCTGCCTTTGAAGTATTGCATACTTACAGCAGTACGCAGTACGAAAGTGTTGGCATACCTACCTGGTTGTATGGTCATGAGCCCGCATCCCCTTTTGCTACTAAAATTGCTAAATACTTTGCTAACAGTGTTCGTGAAGATGGACTACTTACAATTGCTAAAGGAGGTGTTATTTTTGCGCCAGGAAGCGCAGGCACTATACAGGAGATATTTCAGGATGCTACCCAAAACCATTACCGCAGCTTTGGGTATGCCAGCCCTATGATATTTCTCAATAAATCATATTGGGAACACGATCGTCCTATTTACCCCTTGCTTAAAAAAATGTCAGAAGAAGGAAAATATGAACATCTGATACTCTCTTTGTGCGCTAACGAAAAAGAGGTAATCCAGAGCCTGAAAGAGTTCTACATCCCTTAG
- a CDS encoding plastocyanin/azurin family copper-binding protein encodes MRINPKLLAVVGLLPALLFMLPSFIGQQSSKQPIRNIQIKAISGLQYDQVRFKVAPGEIVHITLINTDEMAHNMVITVPNKREEVVALALKMGEEGQNKNFVPQSDFVLASSPVLLPGSTYSFNFTAPKEEGIYPYVCTYPGHGAVMYGAIYVTNEMMPPLANDSHVPPQRRGEQTKQKEAEHPYPATFPRMYRSFLPDTGPASIAVGMTNQLSYCWDAGACRFRYLWKDGFIDLSRHWGGKGKELADIVGTIFYREENMPFRVGPHKEMPESEYIGYVLEDHYPTFKYRLNGVEVEERIRPTLDKAGMYRQISFKDPNDIVWYQMPRGQQVEVDFDQGKLEGQYLKLSPSEASSFTLTIAESKQKI; translated from the coding sequence ATGCGCATCAACCCAAAACTATTGGCGGTAGTCGGCTTGCTGCCTGCTCTGCTATTTATGCTACCTTCTTTTATTGGGCAGCAAAGCTCTAAGCAGCCCATAAGAAACATTCAGATCAAAGCAATTTCTGGACTTCAGTACGATCAGGTTCGTTTTAAAGTAGCTCCGGGAGAAATAGTGCATATTACTTTGATCAATACCGATGAGATGGCGCACAATATGGTAATTACTGTGCCCAACAAAAGAGAAGAGGTAGTGGCCCTAGCTTTAAAAATGGGAGAGGAAGGGCAAAACAAAAACTTTGTTCCTCAGTCTGATTTTGTGCTTGCTTCCAGCCCTGTCCTGCTTCCCGGTTCTACCTACAGCTTTAATTTTACTGCACCCAAAGAGGAGGGTATTTATCCGTATGTGTGCACTTATCCGGGGCATGGAGCTGTAATGTATGGTGCTATTTACGTTACGAATGAAATGATGCCTCCGCTGGCAAATGATAGCCATGTGCCTCCTCAGCGTCGTGGAGAGCAGACTAAGCAAAAAGAAGCTGAGCATCCCTATCCTGCTACTTTTCCGCGAATGTACCGTAGTTTTTTGCCTGATACTGGACCCGCCAGTATTGCGGTAGGTATGACGAATCAACTGAGTTACTGCTGGGATGCCGGAGCCTGCCGTTTTCGCTACCTCTGGAAAGACGGTTTTATAGACCTGAGCCGACATTGGGGTGGAAAAGGAAAAGAGTTGGCAGATATTGTGGGCACGATCTTTTATCGCGAAGAAAACATGCCGTTTCGCGTGGGGCCTCATAAAGAAATGCCCGAGTCAGAATATATCGGTTATGTTTTAGAAGATCATTACCCCACCTTCAAATACCGACTTAATGGGGTAGAAGTAGAGGAGCGCATTCGCCCCACCTTAGATAAGGCAGGTATGTACCGGCAGATTAGCTTTAAAGATCCAAATGATATAGTATGGTACCAGATGCCAAGAGGACAGCAAGTAGAGGTTGACTTTGATCAGGGAAAATTAGAAGGTCAGTATCTTAAACTGAGCCCTTCAGAGGCTAGTAGCTTTACCCTGACAATTGCAGAAAGCAAACAGAAAATTTAG